A genomic segment from Gilvibacter sp. SZ-19 encodes:
- a CDS encoding isoamylase early set domain-containing protein, producing the protein MAITKQFLKSKPVCKVTFTVPAEEANEVKVVGSFNEWNQEATPLKKLKNGTFKGTVNLDKGASYEFRYWIDGAYANDEQADAYQWNDFAGADNCVLNL; encoded by the coding sequence ATGGCTATTACAAAGCAATTTTTAAAATCAAAGCCGGTATGTAAAGTGACCTTTACTGTACCAGCAGAAGAGGCCAACGAAGTAAAAGTAGTTGGTTCCTTCAACGAGTGGAATCAAGAAGCCACTCCGCTAAAGAAACTAAAGAACGGAACCTTTAAAGGAACTGTGAATCTAGATAAAGGTGCCTCTTATGAGTTTCGTTATTGGATCGATGGCGCTTACGCCAACGACGAACAAGCCGATGCATACCAGTGGAACGACTTTGCAGGTGCAGACAACTGTGTCTTGAACCTCTAA
- a CDS encoding nuclear transport factor 2 family protein — translation MKKLLFLFAFCLTTISFAQDYKKDLDDVIAASEGYIDIFYKGDTALAYTYIDKSLRKVGWRFNEEKKAYSGNRELPFEAVIDLSKRLKERPIPKDAQAIREVEVLEVNDKIAITKVTASWGIDYLNLVKKDGAWKIINIVWQSAPQWTYRPED, via the coding sequence ATGAAGAAACTACTCTTCTTATTTGCATTTTGTCTTACTACAATATCATTTGCACAGGATTATAAGAAAGATCTCGATGATGTTATCGCAGCTTCAGAAGGTTATATTGATATCTTTTACAAAGGTGACACAGCCTTGGCTTACACCTATATAGATAAAAGTCTTCGCAAAGTTGGTTGGCGTTTTAATGAAGAAAAGAAAGCTTATTCCGGTAACAGAGAATTGCCTTTTGAGGCCGTGATAGATCTTTCTAAACGATTAAAAGAAAGGCCTATTCCCAAAGATGCTCAAGCGATTCGAGAGGTTGAGGTTCTAGAGGTCAACGATAAGATCGCGATAACAAAGGTTACGGCTTCTTGGGGTATTGACTATCTGAATCTGGTTAAAAAGGACGGAGCCTGGAAGATCATCAATATTGTTTGGCAGTCGGCTCCACAATGGACCTATAGGCCAGAGGATTAA
- a CDS encoding aminopeptidase P family protein has translation MKYHPIDNSLYIHNRKNFMAAMKPKSIAVFNSNDIYPVSADSTMPFNQHRDILFLSGVDQEESILLLFPDAVEEKHREVLFLRETNAHIAVWEGEKLTKEKAFETSGIKTVYWLQDFDKIFFELMTQAECIYFNTNEHYRQAVETQTREDRFIAKTKAQFPAHTWAKANPILQRLRSVKHQIELDLMQTACNITEKGFRRVLDFVKPGVWEYEIEAEYMHEFLRNRSKGFAYTPIIASGNNANVLHYIENNQQCKDGDLILMDVGAEYANYSSDMTRTIPVNGRFTDRQKAVYNAVNRVKDEATAMLVPGTLWKEYHVEVGKLMTSELLGLGLIDKADVQNENPDWPAYKKYFMHGTSHHIGLDTHDYGILWEPMTANMVFTVEPGIYIPEEGFGVRLEDDVVVQEKGAPHNLMGNIPIEVEEIEELMNS, from the coding sequence ATGAAATACCATCCGATAGACAACAGCTTATACATTCACAACCGCAAGAACTTTATGGCAGCGATGAAGCCTAAGAGTATTGCGGTCTTTAACAGTAATGACATTTACCCTGTAAGCGCAGATAGCACTATGCCTTTTAATCAGCATAGAGACATTTTGTTTTTAAGCGGAGTGGATCAGGAAGAAAGTATTCTTTTGTTGTTTCCGGATGCTGTAGAGGAAAAACACCGCGAGGTTTTATTCTTACGAGAGACCAACGCTCACATTGCCGTCTGGGAAGGTGAAAAACTCACTAAGGAAAAAGCTTTCGAGACCTCTGGGATCAAGACGGTTTATTGGCTGCAAGACTTTGACAAGATCTTCTTTGAACTTATGACTCAGGCGGAATGTATCTATTTCAATACGAACGAACACTACCGTCAGGCCGTTGAGACCCAAACCCGTGAGGATCGTTTTATCGCCAAGACCAAGGCGCAGTTCCCAGCACATACCTGGGCCAAAGCAAACCCAATTTTGCAGCGCTTGCGCTCGGTAAAACATCAGATCGAATTGGACTTGATGCAAACAGCTTGTAACATCACAGAAAAAGGATTTCGTCGTGTTTTGGATTTTGTAAAACCAGGAGTTTGGGAGTATGAGATCGAAGCAGAATACATGCACGAATTCCTCAGAAACAGATCTAAAGGATTTGCTTACACACCTATCATTGCTAGCGGGAACAACGCCAATGTATTGCACTATATAGAGAACAATCAGCAGTGTAAGGATGGTGATCTTATCTTAATGGATGTAGGCGCAGAATACGCCAACTACAGCAGTGATATGACTAGAACCATCCCAGTAAATGGTCGTTTTACAGACCGCCAAAAAGCAGTCTACAATGCAGTTAATCGTGTAAAGGACGAAGCCACAGCCATGCTGGTACCTGGCACACTCTGGAAGGAATATCATGTAGAGGTTGGCAAACTTATGACTTCGGAGCTTTTAGGCTTAGGTCTAATCGACAAAGCTGATGTGCAGAACGAGAACCCAGATTGGCCGGCTTACAAGAAATACTTCATGCACGGAACTTCGCACCATATTGGTCTTGATACGCATGATTATGGTATTCTTTGGGAGCCCATGACCGCCAATATGGTCTTTACCGTTGAGCCTGGAATCTACATTCCGGAAGAAGGTTTCGGCGTGCGTTTAGAAGATGATGTGGTAGTTCAAGAAAAGGGGGCACCGCATAATCTGATGGGCAATATTCCTATTGAGGTTGAGGAGATCGAGGAGCTTATGAATTCTTGA